One Coffea arabica cultivar ET-39 chromosome 5c, Coffea Arabica ET-39 HiFi, whole genome shotgun sequence DNA window includes the following coding sequences:
- the LOC113690768 gene encoding alpha-1,2-mannosyltransferase ALG9-like, giving the protein MFKPPRHHQLTAKRQKQSRKFSLETTEVSRTMALATRQRRTPPTDLLTTSSSSSSSSYTKLDKPKKSDAGQDEVDRGLGWLLPLISLGMLRYMSSTTNIIHDCDEVFNYWEPLHYLLYKSGFQTWEYSSQFALRSYLYIIFHKLIASPASWWFGEEKVRVFYAVRIFLGLISTATDAALVVALSRKYGKRLASYALAMLCLTSGCFFASTSFLPSSFSMYAMSLSSALFLFEKPAMAVAIAATGVILGWPFSILAFLPITIYSLVKRFKEAFLSGLISSLALLVLSLVFDYYYYGKWTSSVLNLLVYNVLGGGESHLYGTEGPLYYLKNGFNNFNFCFLLALLFLVVLPVARKKYQPDLLVVISPIYIWIGFMSLQSHKEERFLYPIYPLICVAASAVIESFPDFFRDKHDPRNPSVLVKVAKFLRPVILGLILCVSHSRTFSLIHGYSAPLEIYKHFEHHDDVGTGSVVCVGSEWHRFPSSFFIPDYVAQVQWIDDGFRGLLPFPFNSTLGGTSAAPPYFNNKNKASDGQYLQDLEKCTFLVELQLQRPVLSRGSDLSKWEVVAALPYLDREMSPPLHRSFFIPHLWLQKNVFGLYKLLKRIPK; this is encoded by the exons ATGTTCAAACCACCACGGCACCACCAGCTGACGGCAAAAAGGCAAAAGCAGAGTCGTAAATTCTCATTAGAAACCACAGAAGTTTCCAGAACAATGGCTTTAGCGACGAGGCAAAGGCGGACGCCACCGACAGATCTCTTGACGACGTCGTCAAGTTCGTCGTCCTCTTCGTATACGAAGCTCGATAAGCCGAAGAAATCCGACGCCGGACAAGATGAGGTCGACCGCGGGTTAGGATGGTTGTTGCCGTTGATTTCTCTCGGAATGCTGAGATACATGAGCTCTACGACGAATATAATTCACGATTGCGATGAGGTCTTCAATTATTGGGAGCCTCTTCACTATCTCCTTTACAAGTCTGgcttccaaacttgggaataTAG CTCCCAATTTGCACTGCGCTCGTATCTTTACATTATTTTCCACAAGTTAATCGCATCCCCTGCTTCCTGGTGGTTTGGTGAGGAAAAA GTCAGGGTATTTTATGCTGTGAGAATTTTTCTTGGACTCATCTCCACCGCAACAGATGCTGCTCTTGTGGTTGCCCTGTCCAGAAAGTATGGAAAACGTCTTGCATCTTATGCGCTTGCCATGCTATGCCTAACCAGTGGCTGTTTCTTTGCTAGTACTA GTTTTCTGCCTAGTTCGTTCTCCATGTATGCTATGTCTCTTTCGTCagcactttttctttttgagaagcCTGCCATGGCAGTTGCTATTGCAGCAACTGGAGTTATTCTTGGCTGGCCATTCTCGATCTTGGCATTTCTTCCAATAACTATCTACTCCCTCGTTAAAAGGTTTAAAGAAGCATTCCTTTCAGGGCTAATCAGTTCCCTTGCACTGTTG GTGCTCTCCCTCGTGTTTGACTACTACTACTATGGAAAGTGGACATCATCGGTTCTGAATCTCTTGGTTTATAATGTCTTAGGTGGTGGGGAGAGTCATTTGTATGGTACTGAAGGGCCGCTGTATTACCTGAAGAATGGCTTTAATAACTTTAACTTCTGCTTCCTTCTTGCCCTGCTGTTCCTTGTGGTTCTTCCTGTTGCAAGAAAGAAGTATCAACCAGATTTATTGGTCGTCATCTCTCCTATCTATATATGGATAGGTTTCATGTCTCTGCAGTCTCACAAAGAAGAAAG GTTTCTCTATCCAATTTATCCCCTTATCTGTGTTGCTGCTTCAGCTGTCATTGAGAGCTTTCCTGATTTTTTCCGGGATAAGCATGATCCACGCAACCCATCCGTGCTTGTCAAG GTTGCTAAATTTCTGAGACCTGTGATTCTTGGCTTAATTTTGTGTGTTTCCCATTCTCGGACATTTTCCCTGATTCATGGCTATTCCGCACCTTTAGAGATTTACAAGCATTTTGAGCATCATGATGATGTAGGAACTG GTTCTGTTGTTTGTGTTGGGAGTGAGTGGCACCGCTTTCCTTCATCTTTTTTCATTCCTGATTATGTGGCCCAAGTTCAGTGGATAGATGATGGGTTCAGGGGTCTTCTTCCATTCCCTTTTAACTCTACCTTGGGTGGAACTTCAGCAGCACCGCCTTATTTCAACAATAAGAACAAGGCATCAGATGGCCAATAT CTCCAGGATCTTGAGAAGTGCACTTTCCTTGTAGAGCTTCAGCTTCAACGGCCAGTCCTTTCCCGTGGAAGTGACTTGTCGAAGTGGGAG GTTGTTGCAGCATTACCATATCTCGACAGGGAAATGTCACCTCCCCTTCACCGCTCTTTCTTTATCCCCCATCTTTGGCTGCAGAAGAATGTCTTTGGCCTATACAAGCTGCTGAAGAGAATACCAAAATAG
- the LOC113690231 gene encoding uncharacterized protein has translation MMAASLAKGNTVLSNVAQELEVIDLAHFLTRCGASIRGAGTHELYISGRGQLYGSCYSIMPDRIEAGSFMLAAAITRSCISLSPIIPSTISCLIERLSSAGCKIVSYTDDTLEVSAIPEKCGDDLQRFDIKTGPFPGFPTDLQPQTMAFLATCNGPSMVEESVFENRLGHGM, from the exons ATGATGGCAGCATCTTTGGCCAAGGGAAATACAGTGCTTTCAAATGTAGCTCAA GAACTGGAAGTGATAGATCTGGCTCATTTCCTCACAAGATGTGGAGCTTCCATCAGAGGAGCTGGCACCCATGAACTTTATATTTCCGGAAGGGGTCAGTTGTATGGTTCCTGTTACAGCATTATGCCTGATCGGATAGAAGCAGGCAGCTTCATGCTTGCAGCTGCGATTACCCGCTCTTGTATCTCGTTGTCACCCATCATTCCTTCAACTATATCCTGTTTGATTGAAAGGCTTTCTAGTGCAGGCTGCAAAATTGTATCGTACACTGATGACACCTTGGAG GTTTCAGCTATCCCTGAAAAATGTGGAGATGATTTGCAACGCTTTGACATTAAAACAGGCCCATTTCCTGGTTTTCCTACAGATCTCCAACCCCAGACTATGGCATTCCTTGCAACATGTAACGGTCCAAGTATGGTGGAGGAATCTGTGTTTGAAAACCGCTTGGGTCATGGCATGTAG